The Eublepharis macularius isolate TG4126 chromosome 8, MPM_Emac_v1.0, whole genome shotgun sequence genome contains a region encoding:
- the LOC129335132 gene encoding uncharacterized protein LOC129335132 gives MAPGRELLLVMAQVVILLLQNTVTLCHAHLRHILRWRRAAQLIFHSERLGAASRRSTLRGIRLRQRWYVLADTREHRDCWVYSRSQDWWERIALRVWDDTHWIQCFRMTRGTFNELVDALRPTLARQSTNMREPVSVEKRVAVTLWCLATGACYRVAADHFGLGLSTISDAVLEVCFAIEKQLLSKTVCLGDEVGKIMDGFTALGFPHCVGAIDGTHIRIGQPRGKPDQYGNRKNYSSILLQGTVNHTGRFVDAEVGWSGKNHDAFVFRNSALCAAMDNGAFVPGNPSLTVNGVSVPPLMISDGAYPMRRWLMKPYGKFAVTPQQKYFDRCLARARNWVECSFGHLKGRWQCLLHRLKAREENVVTIVTACVILHNLCEAKGHAVLGSLTDPTPLTMPGDGLEYGENDRGMLDEGKRVRDAMAEFMYSRCGR, from the exons ATGGCGCCCGGGAGAGAGCTTTTACTCGTGATGGCGCAGGTGGTGATTCTCCTGCTGCAGAACACGGTCACACTTTGCCATGCGCATCTGCGGCACATTCTGAGGTGGAGAAGGGCTGCCCAGCTGATTTTCCACAGCGAAAGATTGGGTGCAGCTTCACGTAGGTCAACTTTGCGAGGGATCCGTCTGCGGCAGCGATGGTATGTGCTGGCGGACACCAGAGAGCACAGAGACTGCTGGGTATACTCCCGGAGCCAGGACTGGTGGGAGCGCATAGCCCTGCGTGTATGGGACGACACCCATTGGATTCAGTGTTTCCGGATGACCAGGGGGaccttcaatgagctggtggatgCCCTGAGGCCGACCCTGGCACGCCAGTCCACCAACATGCGTGAGCCCGTGtccgtggagaagagggtggcggTGACGTTGTGGTGCCTTGCCACTGGGGCATGCTACCGCGTTGCAGCGGATCACTTCGGCCTGGGGCTGTCCACCATTTCGGATGCTGTGCTGGAGGTCTGCTTCGCAATTGAGAAACAGCTACTCTCGAAGACAGTGTGTCTCGGGGACGAGGtcgggaag ATAATGGATGGGTTTACAGCGCTGGGGTTCCCTCATTGTGTTGGGGCGATTGATGGCACTCACATCCGCATCGGTCAGCCCCGTGGGAAGCCGGACCAATATGGTAACCGAAAGAACTACTCCTCCATCTTGCTGCAGGGTACAGTCAATCACACCGGCCGTTTTGTCGATGCAGAGGTGGGTTGGAGTGGCAAGAACCACGACGCCTTCGTCTTCCGCAACTCGGCTCTCTGTGCTGCAATGGACAATGGGGCTTTTGTGCCTGGGAATCCCTCCCTGACAGTGAATGGTGTTTCAGTGCCACCGCTGATGATCTCGGATGGTGCTTATCCAATGCGCCGGTGGTTGATGAAGCCGTACGGAAAATTTGCTGTCACACCACAACAGAAATACTTCGACCGCTGCCTGGCACGGGCCAGGAACTGGGTGGAATGCAGTTTTGGTCATCTGAAGGGACGCTGGCAGTGCCTCCTCCATCGGCTGAaggccagagaggagaacgtggtgaCCATTGTTACCGCGTGTGTGATCCTGCACAACTTGTGCGAGGCCAAGGGACATGCAGTGCTCGGGTCACTGACGGATCCCACGCCCTTGACAATGCCCGGGGATGGACTGGAGTATGGGGAGAACGACAGGGGGATGCTTGATGAGGGGAAGAGGGTTCGTGACGCGATGGCTGAATTCATGTATTCAAGATGCGGACGGTGA